A genomic segment from Aegilops tauschii subsp. strangulata cultivar AL8/78 chromosome 1, Aet v6.0, whole genome shotgun sequence encodes:
- the LOC109749707 gene encoding uncharacterized protein — MAADSSSGKTDDGKIGAASAERNELPLQLLRNITGQFSEERRLGTGAFGTVYKGILEDGEVIAVNKLAENSPVARDKAFTDEVQNLMALKNENVLPLVGYCYEGQKEVVFNNGKYIAADIFQSLLCYEYLPEGTLQRNLFDIDCKMDWETRFKIIKGVCKGLLFLHSIPIVHMDLKPENIWLDNYMRPKIAEFGLSRIFGQEQTRMNAQNIVGSYGYIAPEYLYRGEISTMSDIYSLGLLIMETSTGEKNCPGNEPSAVKFIKNVRDNWTEERIASEYPSLDPDCLKQIKACINIGLECVEIGRRKRPSIEKIMDTLNRLSQVDSNNVLSLQPQRINFPIGPKRLTSSSLYLINNRDDRIAFRLETKFPRRYLTKLPLCGVVPPKCTYILTGLILQSSIAHHEDLDSVDPASVAMFLDTAGDEVQEAKVEVACEPLVETISNDQIIDGPNYREVLSVDVHPTEPWILTSNKRGHVCIWNYQTQAEVNSIEVTRESVYSAKFIEREGWFVVGGDDGCIYVYNYNTMKEVYMIEEAHDDRIMCLVVNPTHSFLLSASDDHKIKLWDWANEWQCTRTFEGHDDTVTQVMFNPRHSESFASASLDHTVKIWNIHSETCNITWDEHPDGVLSVHYHPRYFQQSLICGSSDGDAKIWDLETDSCVDTLEGHEKGINALCWHPELRALVTGSLDGTVRILSWMCHSNTYKYLFLLMYSLTPR, encoded by the exons ATGGCCGCCGACTCCAGCAGTGGTAAaactgatgatggcaagatcgGCGCTGCGAGTGCTGAACGGAATGAGTTGCCACTGCAACTATTGAGGAATATTACGGGTCAGTTCTCTGAGGAGCGAAGACTTGGCACTGGTGCATTCGGAACAGTTTATAAG GGAATTCTAGAAGATGGCGAAGTGATTGCCGTGAATAAACTTGCGGAAAATTCGCCAGTGGCACGTGACAAAGCGTTTACTGACGAGGTTCAAAATCTTATGGCCCTCAAAAATGAAAATGTGCTCCCCTTGGTTGGCTATTGCTATGAAGGACAAAAGGAAGTGGTGTTTAACAATGGAAAATATATTGCTGCAGACATCTTTCAAAGTTTACTCTGCTATGAATATTTACCTGAAGGAACCCTTCAGAGGAATCTTTTTGATAT CGACTgt AAAATGGACTGGGAGACACGATTCAAAATAATTAAAGGGGTTTGCAAGGGTTTACTCTTTCTACATAGCATTCCTATTGTTCATATGGATCTCAAGCCAGAAAACATATGGTTGGATAATTACATGCGGCCGAAAATTGCGGAATTCGGTCTCTCGAGAATCTTCGGTCAAGAACAAACACGGATGAATGCACAAAATATCGTGGGATCATA TGGATACATAGCTCCAGAATATCTATACAGAGGTGAAATCTCCACCATGTCAGACATTTACAGTTTAGGCCTACTCATCATGGAGACCAGCACAGGAGAGAAAAATTGTCCCGGGAATGAACCATCTGCAGTGAAATTTATTAAAAAT GTACGCGATAATTGGACAGAGGAGCGCATAGCCTCAGAGTACCCGTCACTAGATCCAGATTGCCTCAAGCAAATAAAAGCATGCATCAACATTGGACTGGAGTGTGTGGAGATTGGTCGGCGCAAGAGACCATCCATAGAAAAAATTATGGACACGCTCAACAGACTTTCGCAGGTAGACTCCAATAACGTTCTCAGCCTGCAACCCCAACGGATAAACTTCCCTATTGGGCCAAAGAGGTTGACCTCCAGCTCGCTTTACCTAATAAACAACAGAGATGATCGTATTGCCTTCAGGCTTGAAACCAAATTCCCAAGGAGGTACCTTACAAAGCTACCATTGTGTGGCGTTGTCCCGCCAAAGTGCACCTACATTCTCACTGGTTTGATACTACAAAGCAGTATTGCACACCATGAGGACCTCGACAGTGTCGACCCAGCTTCCGTGGCCATGTTCCTTGACACCGCCGGTGATGAGGTGCAAGAGGCAAAAGTTGAGGTTGCTTGCGAACCACTAGTTGAAACTATCTCTAACGACCAG ATCATAGACGGTCCTAATTACCGGGAGGTGTTGTCTGtagatgtccatccaacagaACCATG GATCTTGACGAGCAACAAGAGGGGTCATGTTTGCATTTGGAACTACCAAACTCAG GCAGAGGTGAACTCCATTGAAGTCACTAGAGAATCAG TATATTCTGCAAAATTCATTGAACGAGAGGGATGGTTTGTGGTTGGTGGTGATGACGGGTGCATCTATGTGTACAATTATAATACCATGAAAGAAGTTTACATGATCGAAGAAGCTCATGATGATCGCATCATGTGTCTGGTGGTGAATCCAACTCATTCATTTCTGCTGTCAGCGTCTGATGACCACAAGATTAAGCTTTGGGACTGGGCGAACGAATGGCAGTGTACCCGAACTTTTGAGGGGCATGATGACACAGTCACACAAGTAATGTTTAACCCGAGGCACAGCGAAAGCTTCGCGAGTGCTTCCTTGGATCACACAGTCAAG ATCTGGAATATTCACTCTGAAACTTGCAACATCACGTGGGATGAGCATCCGGATGGTGTACTCTCTGTTCATTACCACCCACGGTATTTTCAGCAGTCTTTGATTTGTGGATCTTCAGATGGTGACGCAAAG ATCTGGGACCTAGAGACGGACAGTTGCGTCGATACGCTCGAAGGACATGAAAAGGGTATCAATGCTCTTTGTTGGCACCCAGAACTTCGGGCACTAGTTACTGGATCGCTTGATGGGACCGTGCGAATCTTGAGCTGGATGTGTCATAGCAATACATACAAGTACTTATTTCTACTTATGTACAGCCTTACACCAAGATAA